One Spinacia oleracea cultivar Varoflay chromosome 4, BTI_SOV_V1, whole genome shotgun sequence DNA segment encodes these proteins:
- the LOC130471901 gene encoding uncharacterized protein, with the protein MRTTSRSESENNFYTKFTNPHLTLVEFYMRFESALDAQRHTQGQFDNDSKHKHPECKTSFALEKHASKIYTVSVFYDFQEELEIGCFHCGLEEYKKERKWMFERLGIPCRHMVWVWKAKMIEYIPDAYVLNRWTSLATKTPIFDLEGNILEACVNFVDCKRMLNELWSEIHTCVSLAQGNEEDLTDLVKNLKGLRLNLEAKKSSNNHENNGSPSKAIDIELLIGATLPTEIVVKPLKISKNKGTGVHVPGTGSDKRLKGDKEKAIEQSQKKKRLCRGCGELGYHDIRNCPHKVKENCKL; encoded by the exons ATGAGGACTACATCAAGGTCAGAGAGTGAGAATAATTTTTATACAAAGTTTACCAATCCCCATCTCACTCTAGTAGAGTTTTACATGAGATTTGAGAGTGCATTGGATGCTCAAAGACATACTCAAGGTCAATTTGACAATGATTCTAAACACAAGCATCCAGAATGTAAGACTTCCTTTGCATTAGAGAAACATGCTTCTAAAATCTACACTGTTTCAGTCTTTTATGATTTTCAAGAGGAGCTCGAGATTGGTTGCTTTCACTGTGGACTTGAGGAGtacaagaaagaaagaaaatgg ATGTTTGAGAGGTTAGGGATTCCTTGTAGGCACATGGTTTGGGTGTGGAAGGCAAAGATGATTGAGTATATTCCTGATGCTTATGTGCTAAATAGGTGGACTAGTTTGGCAACTAAAACGCCAATTTTTGATTTAGAAGGAAATATCTTGGAGGCATGTGTTAACTTTGTTGATTGTAAAAGAATGTTAAATGAGTTATGGTCAGAAATTCACACATGTGTGAGTTTGGCTCAGGGTAATGAAGAAGATCTTACTGATCTTGTGAAGAATTTAAAAGGTTTAAGGTTAAACTTGGAAGCTAAGAAGAGTTCTAACAATCATGAAAACAATGGTTCTCCTAGCAAAGCAATAGACATCGAGCTACTGATTGGAGCTACCCTTCCTACTGAAATTGTGGTTAAGCCGCTTAAAATTTCAAAGAACAAAGGCACGGGGGTTCATGTTCCAGGTACAGGTAGTGACAAACGATTGAAAGGTGACAAGGAAAAGGCAATTGAGCAAAGCCAAAAGAAGAAAAGGTTATGTAGAGGTTGTGGAGAGCTTGGTTACCATGATATCCGGAATTGCCCACATAAAGTGAAAGAAAATTGTaagttataa
- the LOC130471902 gene encoding uncharacterized protein, with protein sequence MDEELAHAKVTSLQRVQLVFFPIVNGGHYYLLCINFMNGSLDVIDNQCITPPMTYLGKYKNEPRNMLKGFAEYYFARHNGGNKSSVTDFKTRNLNMKWKSNANYDDCGVFLLKHMETYYGESAKEWNPGLEKDNFEQMKRLRVEYCGKLLAHKENDEHHTMISKSRTWALENKF encoded by the exons ATGGATGAAGAACTAGCACATGCTAAAGTAACAAGCTTGCAAAGAGTTCAATTG GTGTTTTTTCCGATAGTTAATGGTGGTCATTACTATCTATTGTGCATTAACTTCATGAATGGCAGTTTGGACGTGATTGACAACCAATGCATTACACCCCCTATGACGTATTTGGGAAAATACAAGAATGAACCAAGAAATATG TTGAAAGGCTTCGCAGAATATTATTTTGCAAGACACAATGGAGGAAACAAAAGTTCTGTAACTGATTTCAAAACAAGAAACCTGAATATGAAATGGAAAAGCAACGCCAATTATGATGATTGTGGAGTGTTTTTGCTGAAGCACATGGAAACTTATTATGGAGAGAGTGCAAAGGAATGGAATCCGGGACTGGAAAAAGACAAC TTTGAGCAAATGAAGAGATTGAGAGTTGAATATTGTGGAAAGTTATTGGCGCACAAAGAGAATGATGAACATCATACAATGATTTCAAAATCAAGAACATGGGCACTAGAAAACAAATTTTGA
- the LOC130459350 gene encoding protein FAR1-RELATED SEQUENCE 5-like, whose translation MASEFHHSSSSSLTESNSVVDNEQYASCSNSNVAVTPEVIPILSPGGTREWIPCCSDELKPVVGMKFMSVEEGISFYKAYSKAAGFVMRKSTATKRKALDVIAFQYCLCNKAGFKEKAIVKVEGMPNVKKGEGNEDKVPIPRTRLVTRVGCKARMVMKYKNEGFYVVTEFREPHVHPLYTPGCLKFQKAGRKMNILHKKMIIDNSKVNIGPVKTFRLMKELVGSYDNVGASMQDFKNFHRDLKAYIEGSDAQMFVNNFQNKKLLWSAFFFDYEVDEDEQLCKAFWADPICRKNYALFGDMVSFDTTFQTNRYNMIFGPFTGVDHHKKCVTFGAALIAHEDTVSFEWVFRTFLKAMGGNEPACLITDEDPAMKIAIPKVFQTAEHRFCMWPSNFLIKFANVFGVKRLSQQNLKRNGERFLLSSSFKTMSG comes from the exons ATGGCATCAGAATTTCATCATAGTTCGTCCTCATCATTGACGGAATCAA ATTCTGTTGTGGATAATGAACAATATGCAAGTTGTTCTAATTCAAATGTGGCTGTTACTCCTGAAGTAATTCCTATATTAAGTCCAGGGGGAACGAGAGAATGGATTCCATGTTGTTCTGATGAGTTAAAACCTGTTGTAGGGATGAAATTTATGAGTGTCGAAGAGGGTATTTCATTTTATAAAGCATATTCAAAAGCTGCTGGTTTTGTGATGAGGAAATCTACTGCTACAAAAAGGAAGGCACTAGACGTTATTGCTTTTCAGTATTGTTTATGCAACAAGGCTGGTTTCaaagaaaaagcaatagttaAGGTTGAAGGCATGCCAAATGTTAAAAAAGGGGAAGGTAATGAAGATAAAGTACCTATACCTCGAACAAGGCTAGTTACTCGTGTTGGTTGCAAGGCTCGGATGGTTATGAAGTATAAAAATGAAGGTTTTTATGTGGTGACTGAATTCCGAGAGCCACATGTTCATCCTCTTTACACCCCGGGTTGTCTAAAATTTCAGAAAGCGGGTAGGAAAATGAATATTCTTCATAAGAAGATGATTATTGATAATTCGAAGGTGAACATTGGTCCGGTTAAGACTTTTAGATTGATGAAGGAGTTAGTTGGATCGTATGATAACGTTGGTGCATCCATGCAAGATTTCAAAAATTTTCATAGAGATTTGAAGGCTTACATTGAAGGATCGGATGCCCAAATGTTTGTGAATAACTTTCAGAACAAGAAGTTGTTATGGAGTGCATTTTTCTTTGACTATGAGGTGGATGAAGACGAGCAACTTTGTAAAGCTTTTTGGGCAGATCCTATATGTAGAAAGAATTATGCACTCTTTGGTGATATGGTTTCTTTTGACACCACATTTCAAACAAATAG GTATAATATGATATTTGGCCCATTTACTGGAGTTGATCACCACAAGAAGTGTGTTACTTTTGGTGCTGCTTTAATAGCCCATGAGGACACCGTGTCTTTTGAGTGGGTTTTTAGAACTTTCCTCAAGGCAATGGGAGGTAATGAGCCAGCTTGTTTGATTACGGATGAAGATCCGGCAATGAAAATAGCTATTCCTAAAGTGTTTCAGACCGCTGAGCATAGGTTTTGTATGTGGCCGTCAAATTTCTTAATAAAATTTGCAAATGTGTTTGGAGTGAAGAGATTGAGCCAACAGAATTTGAAGAGAAATGGGGAAAGGTTCTTGCTGAGTTCAAGCTTCAAGACCATGAGTGGTTGA